Below is a genomic region from Actinomycetota bacterium.
CGGCGGTGGGATCGCCGTGGCGCATTGCGCGTTCTCCCGATCCAGAGCTCTGAGGGCCAGACCCTTCTCGGCGACATGGATGAGGAACAGAAGATGGCGTCCTGGCATCTCGTCGGAGAGGACGGTGTGGTGCGCTCCGCCGGCGCGGGCGTCGCTCCGCTGTTCCGGCTCCTACCGGGCGGCGCGCCGCTCGCAGTTATGGCCGGCCTGTTCCCGAAGAGCACCGACCGCATCTACCGCTTGATCGCTAGGAACCGCGAGAAGCTCGGACGGATCCTCGGCGAGCAAGCGTGCGCCGTCGACCCCTCAGTGCGCTCCCGCCACGAACCGTAGCCGCCCAGCACTCTCCAAGCTTCCGGTCGGCACCCCAAGAGCTTCGTCGGGCTGCCAGGTCGCGTTTGAGCCGTTCGTCTTGAAAAAAGGGGCTCTCGCGGCCATTAAGCGTCTAGGTCGGAAAAAATGGGGTAAGGGACCATTTGTTCTGTGAGTCGAGGACCGGGGAGGTGAAGAGAAGAGCACCCAACACAGAACCAAGATGCTGGGGGCCTCGACCGACTTCGATCCCAGAGGGGGGATCCATGAACAGGAAGTTTCTGATTCTTCTCGTGATCGTCGCGATGCTGTCCGCCTTCGGCGTGGCGATGGCGGCGTCCAGCGACGGAGCGAAAGCCGTCGCAGCAGCGGACGACGGCAGAGGCGGTGGCGGTGGCGGTGGCGGTGGCGGCGACGACAACGGTGGCGGCGACGACAACGGTGGCGGCGACGACAACGGTGGCGGTAACGGCAATGGTGGCGGTAACGGAAACGGCACCCCGGATCCCCCGCCGGACGACCCTCCGTGTGACGCCGACAATCACCTCGTTGACCTGCCTAAGGGTCTTCTAGACAAGTGCCCCGGTGATGGCGGGCCCGGCACCGAAGGTCCTCCCGGAGATGAGACCTGCTCCGACGGGATCGATAACGACGAAGACGGTGCAACCGACCAGGAAGACTCCGACTGCCAGGAGCCCGAAGGTCCTCCCGGAGACGAGACATGCTCCGACGGGATCGACAACGACGGAGACGGTGCAACCGACGAAGAGGATTCGGATTGCCAGAACGGCGAGACGACCTGCTCCACCGACTTCGACGGCGACGGCACACAGCACTCTGCCTTCGCACCGGAGAACAATGAAGGTGGGCTCGCGTCCAGCCTCGTGCACGACATCGACCTGGGTCTGCCGTTCCCGCTAGGCGGCGACCAGGGGGTCGTGACCGAAGTGAACTGTGCGGTGATCGTTTCGGTCGAGGAGATCCTCGGCCTCAACGGCTGACATCAAGGGAACGTGCGAGGGGGCCCTTCCCGGGCCCCCTTTGCTTATTCTCACTTTGCTTCGGCCCGAACACGCGTCTCGTGGTGAGATGGAACGGTGACGAGAATAAGGCTCTGGGCGGTGCTGTGCCTTTGCCTCGCGATGTCGGCCTGCGAGGGCGATGCCACTCCGGAGCCTCTTCCTTCATCCGCGACACCGACTTCCTCACCGTCGTCGTCGCCGCCGGTAGCCGGCCGATTCGTATTGGTCGGACACGAGCCGCTTCTGAGCCGTGGGATGAACGCAGGGCTCGCGGTCGGCTCGCGCTACGTCTACGTCGGGAACAGAACGGACGCATCCTCCGACCACCCCCGTCCCGGCGTGCTCGTCGTCGATGTCCAGGATCCGGCGAAGCCGCGGGTCGTCGGCGAGATCGCACCGCCGCCCGTAGGAACGAGCTCCCGTGAGCTGAGGATCTGGCCCGACCAGGACCTGCTCGTCGTGTTGAACTTGCCGTGCGGCGGTTCAGCGCACGAGTGTTCAGGGTCGGGTCGATC
It encodes:
- a CDS encoding DUF393 domain-containing protein, with the protein product MSSETTLLYDADCGFCRWTSDRVRRWDRRGALRVLPIQSSEGQTLLGDMDEEQKMASWHLVGEDGVVRSAGAGVAPLFRLLPGGAPLAVMAGLFPKSTDRIYRLIARNREKLGRILGEQACAVDPSVRSRHEP